The DNA window tctgactgcactgggtgaaaattcaggttgtcagctttcaaatgagaccccaaccatgcatgtactccaaacagttcaagaacagcattcaatttactttctgtaaatctcagtagaaatttcgggcggaaattgcccagACCTTAAAGGTAATGAAATCAAGAGTTTCTATGTCTGCTTAAATTCCAGATGAGTGCAGCCTGCGTTAAATGTGGGGGTACaattgaagaaaagaaatgcctTTGGGATGTCTCACCCACCTTTTGGTGTGAGACCTGTTACAAGGAAGCCTTCCCTGTTACCACGGCACAAGGCATTTTTTGTAAGAAACCTGAGGCTTACCTCCCTGGTGTTGTCCTGGGGCACCACATAAGCATACAGGCCACGGCCATACCAATGGGCAGCTCGATGGTTCCACAACAAGCTAAGCCTGAAGAATGGTGTCAAGAAAGTCCAACTGGGTACTATCTCCCAGTCTATGTTAGATTCTGGAGACTTCCAACtggagaaggcgtctccacaaCCCATGTTGCAGATGGAAGATGTGTCGCTATAGGGAAACCATGGAAATTGCCCAAGTTACCTATGGCTCCGACCGAATCAGCAATGCATGCAGTTGAGAGGCCCTCTACTCCGCCACAGAAGACGGTTGGATGGTCCCAAGGCACGCAGACTGACCCACCGCCACAAGAAGCAGAGGTGCAGTGGAACTACagccaggagctcagtgaaatACTGGAGATGCCACTGCCAGTGATGGAAGCAGAATTTCAACTGCCTCCGGTTCTGTCACC is part of the Acanthochromis polyacanthus isolate Apoly-LR-REF ecotype Palm Island chromosome 19, KAUST_Apoly_ChrSc, whole genome shotgun sequence genome and encodes:
- the LOC127531133 gene encoding uncharacterized protein LOC127531133; translation: MSAACVKCGGTIEEKKCLWDVSPTFWCETCYKEAFPVTTAQGIFCKKPEAYLPGVVLGHHISIQATAIPMGSSMVPQQAKPEEWCQESPTGYYLPVYVRFWRLPTGEGVSTTHVADGRCVAIGKPWKLPKLPMAPTESAMHAVERPSTPPQKTVGWSQGTQTDPPPQEAEVQWNYSQELSEILEMPLPVMEAEFQLPPVLSPIPSQPPTPLMDEPPEISEIQSPPEILGCQDTQPTMTIEAAIEVIESAVEQLAAPKLAAVKGVQCPVTPAVAVVPGVQRPALPDLSELRVIDSWEQSPGALVIVEEVVTTTDTQMQLGDLLDLTAPEDDVDLFP